GTTTGAGAGCGCCCTCTGGAGTAGTCGCTTCGTGGTGTTGTTTGCGGTTATCTCCAGCCTGGCCATCGCCTTTGTGATGTTTTTCATTGCCACCGTTGATGCCTGGTTTCTGGTGACCCACTTGTTTGAATATACCTCGGCGGGGTTGGTGGGCGAGGCGCGTGAGGCCTTTCGTGGCGCGGCGGTGACCCATGTGGTGGAGATAGTCGATGGCTATCTGCTGGGTACCGTATTGCTGATTTTTGCCCTGGGTCTGTATGAGCTGTTCATTAGCCGTATCGATAAGGCGGAGGATTCTGAAACCGCCTCCAGTGTGTTGATTATCCACAGCCTGGATGATCTCAAGGGACGCCTGGCCAAGGTGATCCTGATGATCCTGATCGTCAAATATTTCGAGCACGCGGTCGGCATGGAATTCGCCGGTCCCCTGGATCTGTTGTACCTGGCGGGTGGTATTGCGTTGCTGGGCCTGGCCCTGTATCTCACGCACGAGGGTGGCGCCCACGCCCATGCCGCGGGCGGTGCCAGGACCGAAAAGGCATAATAGGTTGGCCGCCCTTCTGTTTCAAATAACTCGCACAGTCTCCTAGACGACCCTCACCGGAATCCCGGCGATGTGCGCCCGCCACTCGGCGGGCCCCGTTTGATGCACGGAATGTCCCTGGGTGTCGACGGCCACGGTCACCGGCATCTCTTCGACCACAAATTCGTGAATCGCCTCCATGCCCAGCTCCGGGAAGGCAATGACCCTGGCCGAGCGGATCGCCCGGGAGACCAGGTAGGCGGCGCCGCCGGTGGCGATAAGGTACACGGCGCCATGACGTTTGATGGATTCAATGGCGGCAGGACCGCGCTCGGCCTTGCCGATCATGCCGATCAGCCCGGTCTTCTCCAGAATGGTGTCGGTGAATTTGTCCATCCGGGTGGCGGTGGTGGGACCGGCGGGGCCGACGGCCTCGTCGCGTACCGCGTCCACCGGCCCGACGTAATAGATAAACCGGCCGCGCAGGTCGACGCCGTCGGGCAGCGGTTCACCGCGGTCGAGCAGGTCGATGAGGCGTTTATGGGCGGCGTCACGCCCGGTCAACAGTTTGCCCGACAGCAGCAGGGTTTCACCCGGTTGCCACTGGGCGATGTCGTTGCGGGTCAGCGTGTCGAGATCCACCCGGCGGGCCTGATCGCTGCCGCTGAGGGCGATCTCCGGCCAGTCGGCCAGTCGGGGGATAGGCAGTTGTGCGGGGCCGGTGCCGTCCAGGGTAAAGTGGATATGCCGGGTGGCGGCGCAGTTGGGGATCAGGGCCACGGGTTTGGAGGCGGCGTGGGTGGGGTAGTCGCTGACCTTGATGTCCAGCACCGTGGTCAGTCCG
The nucleotide sequence above comes from Gammaproteobacteria bacterium. Encoded proteins:
- a CDS encoding YqhA family protein, encoding MNELEKWFESALWSSRFVVLFAVISSLAIAFVMFFIATVDAWFLVTHLFEYTSAGLVGEAREAFRGAAVTHVVEIVDGYLLGTVLLIFALGLYELFISRIDKAEDSETASSVLIIHSLDDLKGRLAKVILMILIVKYFEHAVGMEFAGPLDLLYLAGGIALLGLALYLTHEGGAHAHAAGGARTEKA
- a CDS encoding fumarate hydratase, which encodes MTVIRQQDLITSIADACQHISYYHSRDFIQALHRAYTREESIAAKDAIAQILVNSRLCAEGHRPICQDTGIVVVFLKVGMGISWEGNLSVQEMIDEGVRRAYTDADNPLRASVVSDPAGARQNTGDNTPAVVHTELVPGNRLEVIVAAKGGGSENKARFTVLNPSDSIVDWVLDIVPTLGAGWCPPGILSLGIGGTPEKAMLLAKEGMMAPINIQQLKARGAQSTAEQLRLELYDKVNALGIGAQGLGGLTTVLDIKVSDYPTHAASKPVALIPNCAATRHIHFTLDGTGPAQLPIPRLADWPEIALSGSDQARRVDLDTLTRNDIAQWQPGETLLLSGKLLTGRDAAHKRLIDLLDRGEPLPDGVDLRGRFIYYVGPVDAVRDEAVGPAGPTTATRMDKFTDTILEKTGLIGMIGKAERGPAAIESIKRHGAVYLIATGGAAYLVSRAIRSARVIAFPELGMEAIHEFVVEEMPVTVAVDTQGHSVHQTGPAEWRAHIAGIPVRVV